From Lycium ferocissimum isolate CSIRO_LF1 chromosome 12, AGI_CSIRO_Lferr_CH_V1, whole genome shotgun sequence, one genomic window encodes:
- the LOC132041009 gene encoding protein PELPK1-like produces MGSQLKKQWPQFACALALFLIATCTTAYTPDSYESQTSTYNKVPITVAKSDDYKKPSLPEDSYKKVPTVSKVPSVPKEEYKAPSLPKNDYYKTPSVPEANYKKVPAIPKVPSMPKPEYKAPSLPKNDYYKKPSILEDNYKKVPTVSKVPSVPKEEYKAPSLSKNDYYKKPSVPKDNHKKVPSIPKLPSVPKPEYKVPSLPKNDYYKKSSASPPPPYYYNSPPPPSPSPPPPYHY; encoded by the exons ATGGGTAGCCAACTGAAGAAGCAATGGCCTCAATTTGCTTGTGCTTTGGCCCTTTTCTTGATTGCAACTTGCACTACGGCATATACACCTGATTCTTATGAATCACAAACTTCAACATACAATAAAGTACCAATCACAGTAGCTAAAAGTGACGACTACAAA AAACCATCACTTCCAGAAGATAGCTACAAAAAGGTGCCAACTGTTTCAAAGGTACCCTCGGTACCTAAAGAGGAATACAAGGCGCCATCTTTGCCAAAGAATGACTACTACAAGACGCCATCAGTTCCAGAAGCTAACTACAAGAAGGTGCCGGCTATTCCAAAGGTACCCTCAATGCCTAAACCGGAATACAAGGCTCCATCTCTACCAAAGAATGACTACTACAAGAAACCATCAATTCTAGAAGATAACTACAAGAAG GTGCCAACTGTTTCAAAGGTACCCTCGGTACCTAAAGAGGAATACAAGGCGCCATCTTTGTCAAAGAATGACTACTACAAGAAGCCATCAGTTCCAAAAGATAACCATAAGAAGGTTCCATCTATTCCAAAGTTACCCTCAGTGCCTAAACCGGAATACAAGGTGCCCTCTTTGCCAAAAAATGACTACTACAAAAAATCATCAGCTTCTCCACCACCACCCTACTACTATAATTCACCCCCTCCTCCttcaccatcaccaccacctCCTTACCATTATTAA
- the LOC132041008 gene encoding protein PELPK1-like isoform X2, giving the protein MGSQMKKQWPQFACALVFFLIATCTKAYSPSYKAPQLSKNDYNVPSVPKQEYKTPSLPKNDYYKKPSVPEDNYKKVPSLPKDNDYKVPSVPKSEYKAPSLPKNDYYKKPSVPEDNYKKVPYAPKVPSAPIPEYKAPSLSKNDYYKKPSIPEDNYKVPSVPKVPSVPKPEYKAPSLSKNDYYKKPSVPEDNYKKVPYVPKVPSMPKPEYKVPSLPKNDYYKKPSVPENNYKKVSYDPKVPSVPKSEYKAPSLPKNDHYKKPSVPEDNYNKVPSVPKVPSMPKQEYKVPSLPKNDYHKKPSVPEDKYKKVTSVPKDSSYKVPSVPKPEYKTPYLPKNDYYKKPSVPEDNYKKVSSVPKDNSYKVPSVPKPEYKAPYLSKNDYYKKPSVPEDNYKKVPSVPKDSSYKVPSVPKPEYKMPYLPKNDYYKKPSVPEDNYKKVPSVPKYNSYKVPSMPKPEYKAPSLSKNDYYKKPSVPGNDYEKVPSVPKDNSYKVPSVPKPEYKIPSLPKNDYYKKPLSSPPPPYYYNSPPPPSPSPPPPYHY; this is encoded by the exons ATGGGAAGCCAAATGAAGAAGCAATGGCCTCAATTTGCTTGTGCTTTAGTATTTTTCTTGATTGCCACATGCACTAAGGCATATTCACCCTCTTATAAAGCACCACAATTGTCTAAAAATGACTACAACGTACCTTCGGTGCCTAAACAAGAATACAAGACCCCTTCTTTGCCAAAGAATGACTACTACAAGAAACCATCAGTTCCAGAAGACAACTACAAGAAGGTACCATCACTTCCAAAAGATAACGACTACAAGGTACCCTCAGTGCCTAAATCAGAATACAAGGCTCCATCTTTGCCAAAAAATGACTACTACAAGAAGCCATCAGTTCCAGAAGATAACtacaagaaggttccatatgcACCAAAGGTACCCTCAGCGCCTATACCGGAATATAAGGCTCCATCTTTATCAAAAAATGACTACTACAAGAAGCCATCAATTCCAGAAGATAACTACAAGGTTCCATCTGTTCCAAAGGTGCCTTCGGTACCTAAACCGGAATACAAGGCTCCCTCTTTGTCAAAGAATGACTACTACAAGAAGCCATCAGTTCCCGAAGATAACTACAAGAAGGTGCCATATGTTCCAAAGGTACCCTCAATGCCTAAACCAGAATACAAGGTGCCCTCTTTGCCAAAGAATGACTACTACAAAAAGCCGTCAGTTCCAGAAAATAATTACAAGAAGGTGTCGTATGATCCCAAGGTACCCTCAGTGCCTAAATCGGAATATAAGGCTCCATCTTTGCCAAAAAATGACCACTACAAGAAGCCATCAGTTCCAGAAGATAACTACAATAAGGTGCCATCTGTTCCAAAG GTACCCTCAATGCCTAAACAGGAATATAAGGTGCCATCTTTGCCAAAGAATGACTACCACAAGAAGCCATCAGTTCCAGAAGATAAGTACAAGAAGGTGACATCTGTTCCAAAAGATAGCTCCTACAAGGTACCCTCAGTGCCTAAACCGGAATACAAGACGCCATATTTGCCGAAGAATGACTACTACAAGAAACCATCAGTTCCAGAAGATAACTACAAGAAAGTGTCATCTGTTCCAAAAGATAACTCATACAAAGTACCCTCAGTGCCTAAACCGGAATACAAGGCGCCATATTTGTCGAAGAATGACTACTACAAGAAGCCATCAGTTCCAGAAGATAACTACAAGAAGGTGCCATCTGTTCCAAAAGATAGCTCCTACAAGGTACCCTCAGTGCCTAAACCGGAATACAAGATGCCATATTTGCCGAAGAATGACTACTACAAGAAACCATCAGTTCCAGAAGATAACTACAAGAAAGTGCCATCTGTTCCAAAATATAACTCATACAAAGTACCCTCAATGCCTAAACCGGAATACAAGGCGCCATCTTTGTCGAAGAATGACTACTACAAGAAGCCATCAGTTCCAGGAAATGACTACGAGAAGGTGCCATCTGTTCCAAAAGATAACTCATACAAGGTACCCTCAGTGCCTAAACCAGAATACAAGATACCATCTTTACCTAAGAATGACTACTACAAAAAACCATTATCTTCCCCTCCACCACCCTACTACTATAATTCACCCCCTCCTCCttcaccatcaccaccacctCCTTACCATTATTAA
- the LOC132041008 gene encoding protein PELPK1-like isoform X1 gives MGSQMKKQWPQFACALVFFLIATCTKAYSPSYKAPQLSKNDYNVPSVPKQEYKTPSLPKNDYYKKPSVPEDNYKKVPSLPKDNDYKVPSVPKSEYKAPSLPKNDYYKKPSVPEDNYKKVPYAPKVPSAPIPEYKAPSLSKNDYYKKPSIPEDNYKVPSVPKVPSVPKPEYKAPSLSKNDYYKKPSVPEDNYKKVPYVPKVPSMPKPEYKVPSLPKNDYYKKPSVPENNYKKVSYDPKVPSVPKSEYKAPSLPKNDHYKKPSVPEDNYNKVPSVPKVPSVPKPEYKTPYLPKNDYYKKPSVPEDNYKKVSSVPKDNSYKVPSVPKPEYKAPYLSKNDYYKKPSVPEDNYKKVPSVPKDSSYKVPSVPKPEYKMPYLPKNDYYKKPSVPEDNYKKVPSVPKYNSYKVPSMPKPEYKAPSLSKNDYYKKPSVPGNDYEKVPSVPKDNSYKVPSVPKPEYKIPSLPKNDYYKKPLSSPPPPYYYNSPPPPSPSPPPPYHY, from the exons ATGGGAAGCCAAATGAAGAAGCAATGGCCTCAATTTGCTTGTGCTTTAGTATTTTTCTTGATTGCCACATGCACTAAGGCATATTCACCCTCTTATAAAGCACCACAATTGTCTAAAAATGACTACAACGTACCTTCGGTGCCTAAACAAGAATACAAGACCCCTTCTTTGCCAAAGAATGACTACTACAAGAAACCATCAGTTCCAGAAGACAACTACAAGAAGGTACCATCACTTCCAAAAGATAACGACTACAAGGTACCCTCAGTGCCTAAATCAGAATACAAGGCTCCATCTTTGCCAAAAAATGACTACTACAAGAAGCCATCAGTTCCAGAAGATAACtacaagaaggttccatatgcACCAAAGGTACCCTCAGCGCCTATACCGGAATATAAGGCTCCATCTTTATCAAAAAATGACTACTACAAGAAGCCATCAATTCCAGAAGATAACTACAAGGTTCCATCTGTTCCAAAGGTGCCTTCGGTACCTAAACCGGAATACAAGGCTCCCTCTTTGTCAAAGAATGACTACTACAAGAAGCCATCAGTTCCCGAAGATAACTACAAGAAGGTGCCATATGTTCCAAAGGTACCCTCAATGCCTAAACCAGAATACAAGGTGCCCTCTTTGCCAAAGAATGACTACTACAAAAAGCCGTCAGTTCCAGAAAATAATTACAAGAAGGTGTCGTATGATCCCAAGGTACCCTCAGTGCCTAAATCGGAATATAAGGCTCCATCTTTGCCAAAAAATGACCACTACAAGAAGCCATCAGTTCCAGAAGATAACTACAATAAGGTGCCATCTGTTCCAAAG GTACCCTCAGTGCCTAAACCGGAATACAAGACGCCATATTTGCCGAAGAATGACTACTACAAGAAACCATCAGTTCCAGAAGATAACTACAAGAAAGTGTCATCTGTTCCAAAAGATAACTCATACAAAGTACCCTCAGTGCCTAAACCGGAATACAAGGCGCCATATTTGTCGAAGAATGACTACTACAAGAAGCCATCAGTTCCAGAAGATAACTACAAGAAGGTGCCATCTGTTCCAAAAGATAGCTCCTACAAGGTACCCTCAGTGCCTAAACCGGAATACAAGATGCCATATTTGCCGAAGAATGACTACTACAAGAAACCATCAGTTCCAGAAGATAACTACAAGAAAGTGCCATCTGTTCCAAAATATAACTCATACAAAGTACCCTCAATGCCTAAACCGGAATACAAGGCGCCATCTTTGTCGAAGAATGACTACTACAAGAAGCCATCAGTTCCAGGAAATGACTACGAGAAGGTGCCATCTGTTCCAAAAGATAACTCATACAAGGTACCCTCAGTGCCTAAACCAGAATACAAGATACCATCTTTACCTAAGAATGACTACTACAAAAAACCATTATCTTCCCCTCCACCACCCTACTACTATAATTCACCCCCTCCTCCttcaccatcaccaccacctCCTTACCATTATTAA